TGATGCTGAGAAGAGCATGTGTTCTGCACTTGTTTGATAGAGTAAAAGGAGTAAAAGGCTGTTAGGTGCATGATCTATGATGCAGTTTAACTCTGAAGTTCCTCagttgatctgtctgtctgtctgtctctatttctgGGTGATCTATTTGTGATATCAGGGTAATGAAGCCACATAACGTTATTTTGTTTAGACATTTTTGCTCAGTACTCTTgttttgaaaaatgttcagcTCATTCAGTTCACATTCTTTATGTGATATACTCTTTATTTATATGTAGATATCTTTTGGGTTAGTAGTCAACTGGATAAAGATATATTGAGAAATACTTATATTAACTCAATATATCTGATCCTCTTCTAGCAATGCCATTcccctcatttatatttcccttagcatttttgagagaaaaaaataaaatctttttgcaTTATCAAAGTAGGTTATTCTTCAtagttttttttcaaaatatttaagattGCCTATAAGATACCAAGTACAAGCTTTCCAAAGTTTTCTATGTGCAGTCAAAGAGGATGTGCACAATTTTCTAAGAAAGAAGTTGGGAGATGAAGTCATAGTCCTATATTATCTGTCATATCAGGTTATTGGAGACTATTCTTCTAGATTGTATTTTCTTTCTGATCTAATAGGATCCTTTTGATAAGCATGTCAGAAGCTTGCAGACATTTAGAAAGAAAACGGGAAAGAAAGACAAGTAGTATATTGCTATCATAAACTAGAACACTGAGCCCATCTCTACGAGTATGCTGGTGAAATCCATCCAGTTTCCAGGTTCTAGACCCCCAGgggatgttgtttttttttttcaatgcatgTACATGGTTGCATATGTTTGCACAAGTACAAATGCACATTTGTACattctgcatgcatgtatatggaaATCGGAATGACACCTTGGATGTCATCCCTTGGGAATCTTGTCCATCAGGCTTTTTGCCTGAAGCCTACCAATTGTCCTAGATTGGCTAACAACTATGTACCAAGAATCCACgtgtccccacctccccagtactggcATTATAAGgtgtcccaccatgcccagcaattgTATATGGGTTAGTGGGGGTTGGAGGTGTATAACTCAGGATCTCTCATTTGAGAGTCAAACATTTTTCCAAGCCccattcttaattatttttaagattagtCTCCAGATAGCTGATGCTAACTCTATTATAGATACTAACTagtgagggttgttttgttttgttttgaaagacagAGCCAGAAATATGCTATGTAAGACTGGCCTTAACTCAAGGAGATcttcctacctttgcctccctagtgctgggattaaaggtatgggctGCTATGCCTAGCCTAGTACAATTTTTTATGACAGGTGCAACAGAACCAGTACACTTTACTGGGATGACCCAACAGCATTACAGGCATCTGCTTTTGCCTTATAATGAAGTCGCAGTCTCACATTAGAGTTACATTGTTAAGGAGTATTAAGTAGAACTCTAATGAACATTACCTAGATTGAACATTTAAACAACACAGCATTCTGTAAACATCCTGTGCATTGAGTCTAGCTCTCCAATGCTGAGTCTCACCCTTCCTCCTGAAAATACTGTGTTTTTAGGAGTCTGTATCTTTTGAGGATGTGGCTGTGAACTTCACTGCGGAGGAGTGGGCTTTGCTGAATTCTTCCCAAAAGAGGCTACACAGAGATGTGATGCAGGAAACCTTCAGGAATTTGGCTGCCATAGGTAAGGGTAAGATCACTGCCTTGTTTAGtccatgagagaaaaaaaaaatatttttgctgaTCAAGATTTGTACAAGCTCCATGATTTGTACAATAACAGAAATTTTGGTGAATAAACCAGTCATGATCTTATACCAGAAACCTACTTAGAATCTAGTATTTTTCTATAGTGTTATATTAATTCAAAGTGATTTTTCTGGATCTACATTCTAGCAAAAAAGCAAGAAGACTGGATCCTTGAAGATGGCtctaaaaatttaagaaaaattccTCCCATTTCAGTTCAGACTGACTATAAACTATGTGAGAGTCAAGAATGCACAGAGAAACCAGGCACATGTAAGAAGTGCGGGAAATTCTTTAGTTCTCCCCAAAGTTTTCTGGAACATATGAAGACTCACAATGAAGAGAAAACTTAcaaatataagcaaactgaagacAGTTTTAGCAGACACAGTTTTGTTCAGGGGCATGAAAGAATGCATGCTACGGAACAGCCCTGTGTTTTAAAACAAAGTGGGAAAGACTCTTTGACTCTTGCTGGTATTCAACAGCACATAATAACACATAATGGAGATGAGCCATATATATGTAAAgtatgtggtaaagccttttacTCTTCCAGTTCTTTCTTGacacataaaagaactcacaccaGAGAACAGCTTTATATATGTAAGCAATGTGGCAAAACCTTCACTTATTCCAGTGGCCTTCGTCGCCATGAAAGGACCcatagtggagagaaaccctatgaatgcaaGCAGTTTCTGAAAGTCTTTCCTTCTTTGAGGAAGGTTGAAAGTCATGAACAAACTCACAATGGAATAAAATACATATGTAATCAGTGTGGGATAGCCTTCAGTGATCACTGTTCCCTTCAGTGCCATGAAAAGATTCATAGTTTAGAGAAACCCTATGTATACAAGCAATGTGGGAAGACATTCACTTGTTCTAGTGCCTTGCGAAGACATGAACGAATTCATACTGGAGTGAAACCCTATGAATGCAAGgtatgtgggaaagccttcattGATTGCAGTTCTCTTCAGTGTCATGAAAGGAttcatagtggagagaaaccttatgtatGTAAGCTGTGTGGGAAAGCGTTCAGTCGTCAGGGCTCTCTGAAGTGTCATGAAAGAATTCAcagtggagagaaaccctatgcatgtaagcagtgtgggaaagccttcatgCATCACAATGCTCTTCGATACCATGAACAGATTCACAGGGGAGAGAAGGCCTATGGCTGTAagcagtgtgggaaagcctttgtgTTGAGCAGCGCACTGAAAAAACACGAGCGGATACATAGTGGATTGAAACCTTGTCTATGCAGGgtgtgtgggaaagccttcacgTTTCACAGTTCCCTTCATTGCCATGAAAGGACTCATACTGGGGAGAAACCCTATGTGTGTAagcagtgtgggaaagcctttatgTATCACAGTTCTCTCCGTTGCCATGAAAATATACACAGTGCAGAGAAACCCTATGTGTGTAAGCTGTGTGGGACCGCCTTCACTTATCACAGTTCTCTTCAACGCCATGAAAGAATCCACAGAGGAGAGAAACCATATGTATGTAAATTCTGTGCAAAAGCCTTCACTGATCACAGTTCCCTACGATGCCATGAaagaattcacactggagagaaaccgtaTGTATGTAAACAATGTGGGAAATCCTACAGTACTCATGGTTCCCTTAGATACCATGAAAAAGTGCACTGTGTGTAAGCCACGTTGGAAGACCTTCTCCTCTTTGAATAAGTTTTAATTTCAttaactcaaaagaaaaacaaacaaacaaactatacgGATATAAGCTATGTGAATAAGCCTTAGCATGTTCTGGTTcccttaaaaaaaatgaatggggACACAGTGGAAACTTATCTCTAAATATAAACTAAAGGAACGCTCCAGATCTCTCTAGCAAACATGATGGTATAATGAATTTAACTTGTATCGATGCAAAGCATGTGAGATTATCTCTACTTGTCTCAGTTCACTTCTCAGAAACCACTATGGAGATGAGGAGATGTCTCAGTTTGTATAGTCCTTGCCATAGAAGCATGAGATCCTGGGTTTAAATcctcagcacccatataaaagccAGACATGATGGCATACCCCTGTGtccagtgctagggaggcagagacaagagacccTGAGGCTTGCTGGTTAGCTGGTCCATGATGGCAATGCACATGTATGGAGTTTCCTGTAGAAGCCTAAACTTGGAATGGACTTAGACCAACtttatttccagtttcttctaAAACTGCCCACTGATTAGTCACATGGCTCTTAGCTTTAGGATTAACTCCTGCATCAACATTCTTCAAATCACTGGACAACTTTGGGCATCAAGTCAGTTCAGGTCCAATAAGAGAGttctcaaaaactaaagtggagaatgattaaggaagacacccaacacACAAAAGTCTGGATTTTCCTACTAGGCTCTTGTCATTACATCAATCTCTGGCCTCTATGTGCAAGTACAGTGTGTACCCACACATATGAACACTCATCCACACAatcatgcacaccacacacatgaaaGAACACACCATATCAAGAACCTCCATTAGAAGAAACCTGCAAGTCTTCAGTTGTCCAGTATATCAAAATACACAGTCAAAACCTTATACATTTGGTAGAATTGCCTTTTGTAGCATATAATGTCAAAGTCTGATGCAATACGATTCTGTTAACACAACTAATGTGAAGAGCCTGGTATAAAATAATTCGTGTAGAATGCTTTAGAGATTGCACAGTTTAGAGGAGGGTTTGTCAGTGGCACATTTGTAGGTAGATCTGAATAATACAGTGTGCTCATTTTATTCTTGAAAATAAATGttctctgggtgtggtggtgcacacctttaatcccagcacttgggaggcagaggcaggaggatttctgagttcgaggccaccctggtctacagagtgagttagttccaggacagccagggctatacagagaaaccccgtcttgaaaaaccaaaataataataataataataataataataataataataataataataataataataaaataaaaagaaaataaatgttctaGTGAAATTATTTAATAAGATTTACTTAAATAGTTGCATGTGCTTAATCTATAGTTTCACTGTTAGTAAATTAATTTAAACATTGACTTGAAATGTCTTTCTAATATGTGAacagttttaatttttgtgtattttttaaataattgtgtCTAATGAAcctataaaaatgtttaattgggCTGGGAAAGTGACTCAATGGGAAACCATCAGGACTGAGGTCATAGCCCCAGTACCCATGGAAACAGCCACATGTAGCCAAAACATGCCTGCAACATCATTGTTGAAAGTGGGGATGGTGCTGGAAGATTACTGCGACCTGCTGACAAGCTCCAAGACTAGTGCAAGACTATGCCACAGCGAAGATGCAGAGGCAGTAGAAGAGGATGCTTGAtgatgtcctctggcttccactcaTGCAAGCTAGGTGCACTCACAAAAGGCAATTAATAGTCTGGATTTCTCTACTAGACTCTTGTcatggaatatatatattcagaacaaatgacttttttttttggttattcgagacaggctttctctgtgtagccttgactgtcctagaactcactttgtagaccaggctagcctcgaactcagaaatctgcctgcctctgcctcccaagtgctgggattaaaggcgtgcgccaccacgcctggcacaaATGACTTTTAAAGtggatttaattatttttcactttctttgccttgagaaaatcaataactttattttttctcaaataCACAGTTAGAAAATTAGTCTGAGAAGAGGTTTTGTGACATAAACTAGATAAAGTATATACAAAAATCTAAGAAGTGCAGAATAGAAGTCCCACTGGCTAGGTCCTGCCCATCAGAGGGGAAGCCAGGTCTTTGATAGTTTTGGAGTTCAGGTGAGGGATCCTGACCTTCAGGAGTCTGCTGCTGGCATACTTGACAGTAATGAACTTGGTGAGATTTTCATTGACTTTCACAACGTTCTTGGCCAAGTGCTTCATGACTTCCAGTGCTTCACTCTCCATGTATCCTGTGTAATACTGCTGCTTTAAATTGCGTTTTCCTTGGCCCAGCACCACCcgagacagacaggaagcagcagctgcagcaggagTGTCAGCTCCATCAGATACTTGGCTAAAGTGTGTTGTTCAACATCGACCTCCCTGGCATTTGAGGCTCACCTTAAGAAGTAGAATGGTGAAGTCCAGCCCAACTCCAAATTCAACTCTTTCAAAATTAGTTTCCATTTCTCAGATTTGGAAACTGGAGTAAGCATTGTCTAAGATATAAACAAAGTCTTCAGTACTCAGAGAAAGCATCATATTTGGAAGCCAAAAGCAGAGCTGTGATCCTAACCAGCTGCAGCTTCTTCCCGCAGAGCAGCTGAACATGTAGGAACTGGTCCATGATGGCAATGCACATGTATGGAGTTTCCTGTAGAAGCCTAAACTTGGAATGGACTTAGACCAACtttatttccagtttcttctaAAACTGCCTGCTGCTTAGTCATATAGCTTTAGGATTAACTCCTGTATCAATATTCTTCAAATCACTGTACACCTTTGGGCATCAGAGTAGCAACATGAGGACCACCCTGGAAAGTGTAGATGAGGCATAGCCACTCTGGTCCACAGCACcaccagttgttttgtttttgacttttaatattttctccaaATAAGAATTCTGtgcatattttatagttttaactattttcagcagtatatatgtgtgtgtgtaattttttttataaatattgaCAACCTACCTGCAAAATAACCATAAAAGATCAACttcacatttttcaaaattttCCTTTCATCAGAGTCATTATTGCCCAAATGCAATAATGGGCAATAATTCCTTATGTAGTGGGATCTTACTAATTAATGCTCTATTCCTATGTAAATTTTACCGTATTTACGTTACAGCTTTTTATCATAGTTTTCCCTTCACTTTTCTTACCAAAAGATACATCCCACTGGTTTAAGCAATGATCACATCAAATGTAACAGATTACAGTA
The Mus musculus strain C57BL/6J chromosome 8, GRCm38.p6 C57BL/6J genome window above contains:
- the Zfp882 gene encoding zinc finger protein 882 → MESVSFEDVAVNFTAEEWALLNSSQKRLHRDVMQETFRNLAAIAKKQEDWILEDGSKNLRKIPPISVQTDYKLCESQECTEKPGTCKKCGKFFSSPQSFLEHMKTHNEEKTYKYKQTEDSFSRHSFVQGHERMHATEQPCVLKQSGKDSLTLAGIQQHIITHNGDEPYICKVCGKAFYSSSSFLTHKRTHTREQLYICKQCGKTFTYSSGLRRHERTHSGEKPYECKQFLKVFPSLRKVESHEQTHNGIKYICNQCGIAFSDHCSLQCHEKIHSLEKPYVYKQCGKTFTCSSALRRHERIHTGVKPYECKVCGKAFIDCSSLQCHERIHSGEKPYVCKLCGKAFSRQGSLKCHERIHSGEKPYACKQCGKAFMHHNALRYHEQIHRGEKAYGCKQCGKAFVLSSALKKHERIHSGLKPCLCRVCGKAFTFHSSLHCHERTHTGEKPYVCKQCGKAFMYHSSLRCHENIHSAEKPYVCKLCGTAFTYHSSLQRHERIHRGEKPYVCKFCAKAFTDHSSLRCHERIHTGEKPYVCKQCGKSYSTHGSLRYHEKVHCV